ACGGGATACCCAAAATTGTAAGCAAAAAGAAAACCGTATACGCTTCCGTCGTCTCCGACGGCAACGGGGTGAGTTTTCGCTCTTTTTCCCCTGACCTAATGCAGAGTCTTAGGCATGGATAAAAAGCGGGAACAAGCTTTCGAAGGGCTTCGTTGTCGTTGTTTCTTAACCAAATAGCTTGCGGAAAGACCAAAGTTACAAGGGCAGCCCACAGCCACATTGCAATGGAAGCGATCAGCGTTCGGCGATTGGTCAGTATAGCGTGGTAGCGCAAAGAGAACCTGACGGCGATGAAACGATCCACGCTGATCAACGCCAGATGAAGAATGATGACCGTGGTCAAAAATAAGCTGAACAACCCGCTTGCTTTGCAAAAGTTGCGAGAATGAATCCGGCCGTTGTTGGATCTATGTTTTATCTCTGTGGAGATAATTTGGAGAATAAAGGAGATAGGTATCAAACTATCAGCAACGCACAAGCTCATCACAATCATGTTAGAAGCAGTTCGCaggttggaaaatttccaaaaagcCCTGAGAAGCATTGAGGTCCCACAGGCACTTGCGATAATGAAGGCGGATGCGATGCTTGTGAATGCGATCTGTTGGTCTTCCCAATCTGGTCCGGTGCAATTCCCTTTCATGTTTCTGTTGAGAGTGTAGCGGTTACTGGTTAAAGAGGAACGCCGTTCGGGATTTGAAGAAGGAGGACTTTAACatctgtttttttgtctttcttgtttACTTTGATAATTTAGGTGGTCTGAACATAGATTATTTGCACGCCGTATTTGACATTTCCTTATAGATCCTGACGTGTACTGAGAAACTATTGCAAGCCAATAACTAGAAAACATACCAACTGAAATGTTACTAATTAAGTTgtccgaaaaaagaaaattttccgcTCGCCCGTTTCATCTGTTGCTTAATTTACTGATAAAGAACAAGATTGGTAATCATACGCAAAATTGACGAGAAGAGTCAATCAGGTGCGGCAGTTAACATAGCGATGGTTTACTGAAGTCGTCTTTTCAAAGCGCACATACTAaggcaatgaaataaattatatttaccGAATGCAAAAAGTTAGTAAGTTAAAATTGCCAACGCACCTGTTAGCAGTTTTAGCGCATGACTGCGGAATCTCATAACAAcggttttatatatatattttttaagataTACATCCaaggtttttctcaaattagTAGTAAGCTTCACCGatgggaaacccgagtatctcgagatgcgcagaacaattgcgcaataacaatggtagcCACTACAACTTACTTGCTTATCCAGAACTAAAAAGTGTCTTAAAATTTGATAGAATGTTGAATTTGTACTGGAGAATGACAATTTTCACTCCAGGTGTTGCTCGTTGAACAATTTTCTCGTCACTTAAAAAAAGGACTGAATTTACCGACAATGTGTAATATGTGCGTTTTCGAATGGCCTTTATAGTGTCATTTGCTTGAAATTTCCATTAGAGCCAAAGCGAAACATGATTTTCTCATTTTAACATGCAATGGTCTATCTGCAGGTAAACAACTATGACAACAGTTGTCTGGATCCATCTGTTCATGACAAAAATGGTCACCAGACAAAGACTTGCACAAGACGCTAGAAATGAAACTGTTGAGTTAGTCGTTgacaagcaaaaaataaatatgtccGTTGTAGACGATGGACTCAATTCTTAGTTTTGGCTTTCGTATTAAGACCTGACAGATGTTTAAATTTGTTGTGTtgacttttgttttcttcagttataACTGACTTAAATAGctgttttggtttcttttcttgatATCATAAGGAAGTTTTGCAGTAAAACTTGTGGTATGTTTTCACAAAAAGTTTAGTGTTAATTCGTAAACTGGTGGTTTTGGGAGCTTTTGGCTTAATCgtgtttattttcgttttctCCAAACCTTCTTTGACCGCCGTTTGGCTGTCACCCTAAAAGTTTTATTTCTTCCCGACGGCAATTTTGTCCTTTACAAAATGTTATTCCCAACGTTGAaccgaagaaaattaaaatgatgaCCGTCGAGAAAGAAAAATTCTAAATTTTCCCGTCTCCACGCAGTTAGATATTAATAAACTTAAggccaagtaaaaaaaaagcacatgtttCTCGTCCGGATTTCTATAAAAAAAAGAGGGTGGGCGggcgtttttttttgttatttattgtttcCTATTGCATGCTTTCTTCACACATTATTACCTTTCCCCAGGGATACGTTGGAGCTATTAGGTCAAATATTAATAAAACGAAACATCAGATATTGATTAAACacaagtttgtttaattttgatacACACAAAGGGTTCACAGTgaaaatttacattattttggtGTGTACACAGCAGCAATGGGCTTTACACATATTTGATGTTATAAGAACACCTTCTTAATGTTAAAAAACACTAGAACGGTGTTCAATATACACCTTTGGGTGTATTGTGACACCGCCATAGGGTTTTGTTAACCCGATTTTCGTGTTATTTAACGCTAGTTTTGACAAAAAAAGACACTAAATCGGTGTTACCGTGACACTGGAAAGGTGTTTTCAAACACAGTCAAAATTGTCGTGATGTGATAGTAACACCAGTTTGGTGTAAAGTTACACCAAACTAGTGAACGACCGAACTAAGTACAAGGTAAAAGTGACGCCTGTTGGTTTTTGCTCATAAAAAAAACGTTGctcataaaaaataataaaaaatagagGCGGCGCTAAAAAATGAAGCGGGCGGGGACGAGaaacatgtgttttttttttgacttggcctaatagaccaattcggctaactcagtgttgtacccaattcaaatcttttgggaataaaacgttttgttccaagtattaccatatcatttaaatgtgaatgctacattatcatgcaaatgcaatacacaaagcatCTTAACCcctagagatttgaattgggtacaacaaagagttagccgaattggtctatgcTGGTCGAGCATTGAgctatttttttattaaaggtTTTAATTATCCTTTTAATTGCCGGCGATTTAAGGTTGGCTTTTCTATCTAAAGAACGTGTTCCCCGCTTTTTAAGACAGAAATGTTGATTTCGTTACAGTTTTGTCCTCATTGCAGTCTACACTTTCAGAGTTTTCAGTGGTGGATACGTAtgcgtattcataaatggcggtcaagaaattaggcttttgtttttatgctaatcatcctcactagcctcgttagcacggaCAAAATTCAAATGAACTTTTGCtgcaaagtgaggctagtgaggatgattagctcaaagacaaaacaattatttcttggccgccatttatgatgaatacggtctatcgtttggggtcagaatatgcaaatttgtcacttcATCAGATGTCAACTAATATGCCAATTTGTCACTGACTCAGTTGAACTCAAATCGATGTGGCAGCGATCACTATCGATTTTCCGACGTTTCACTTCCCGACGTTTGACTTTTCGAAGTCTTATTCTTCGACT
The Montipora capricornis isolate CH-2021 chromosome 10, ASM3666992v2, whole genome shotgun sequence genome window above contains:
- the LOC138021433 gene encoding alpha-1B adrenergic receptor-like, with the protein product MKGNCTGPDWEDQQIAFTSIASAFIIASACGTSMLLRAFWKFSNLRTASNMIVMSLCVADSLIPISFILQIISTEIKHRSNNGRIHSRNFCKASGLFSLFLTTVIILHLALISVDRFIAVRFSLRYHAILTNRRTLIASIAMWLWAALVTLVFPQAIWLRNNDNEALRKLVPAFYPCLRLCIRSGEKERKLTPLPSETTEAYTVFFLLTILGIPLVTILCSYIYIFRVSHNHRKQIRTRYNNPRISTITQELKGARILAIMVALCLLSFLPLFLFSSLRIADWLPDDRRKKGDNFSYRKLMKQIKTYAYIFALGLNAICNPLVYGLGNQQLRSAIRRLLKRTSVISPA